One Hyphomicrobium sp. CS1GBMeth3 DNA segment encodes these proteins:
- a CDS encoding autotransporter outer membrane beta-barrel domain-containing protein translates to MSVKASGQADASSGDISVTNNGSIATQGDDSFGIGTYTVAEAVSSASDASATSGDVTITSASIETQSTRAHGISANSWAFSKAAGSAAATAGDIEIISTGTVITHGEGSYGLEARLLAESAGESAIATGGNVAVTSGAVKATGPKSTGIVVYSSVNSATSGTGPAGSTGGDIVVTAGPIVMEGAESTGLYVFGGVSAISDNGDATATSGALKVKTGDVTVAGENGVGMFIETYADASGAGTASAQAGNVTIDSTGSISALNTNGIGIFARSLAFGSGAEAGDVAINILSGSVTGGSGFGYGVGIDNGNDNTITNHGTISALSGLAVRGAFGNETLDNSGIIVGNVDLGAGANRFNNKVGGTYQSGAYAYLGAGNTFTNDGDVTPGGTGAIQTSLLFGDFVQSAAGTYTVDVDWSTTNADVIDVMGSAELAGTVVAAPINFLSGGGLTRQFLILQAAGGAVDNGISVADTAAVDYDVVFDANGQDVYLKVAIDFRGNGALNANQTAIAENINAIQTAGNSPGFIPVATALTMLPTQAALVDALDQLSPELFSYANIETLFAAEQFSQDLLSCSVADGSGAAFIRQGQCIWARGRARFLDLDATADNVGADSTVGSFSGGVQLALATDWRLALAAGYDSISLDAGPRASADGDRAHLGVAVKYNPGPLLLAAAASGGWSAFDTRRTIAFGGFNDTATGDSDVNYASGRLHAAVLLDQGSWYLKPLVDGTVTYIDADGVAERGGSAALTVGGTSDTIYAVSPALEIGGEMRFSELSVLRPFLRAGVTWRAGDSLDLAASFATAPAGVGPFTIATALDDVLADVSAGVDLINAGGAVLRVQYDGRFGEDTAQNSASLKGSVPF, encoded by the coding sequence GTGTCAGTCAAGGCCAGCGGCCAAGCAGACGCGAGCAGCGGCGATATCAGCGTCACGAACAATGGGTCTATCGCGACACAAGGAGATGACTCCTTCGGTATTGGCACCTACACCGTGGCCGAGGCCGTCTCAAGCGCCAGCGATGCCAGCGCGACCAGTGGCGACGTAACCATCACGAGCGCGAGCATCGAAACCCAGAGCACCCGGGCGCACGGCATATCGGCGAACAGCTGGGCTTTCAGCAAGGCCGCTGGATCTGCCGCAGCGACCGCGGGCGATATCGAAATTATCAGCACCGGTACCGTCATCACGCACGGAGAGGGTTCCTACGGCTTGGAGGCTCGACTACTCGCTGAATCCGCAGGCGAGAGCGCAATTGCAACTGGCGGCAACGTGGCGGTGACGAGCGGCGCGGTGAAGGCGACCGGGCCTAAATCGACAGGCATCGTCGTGTATAGCTCCGTGAACAGCGCCACCTCCGGCACCGGTCCCGCCGGATCGACTGGCGGCGATATCGTTGTCACCGCCGGCCCGATAGTAATGGAGGGAGCTGAATCAACCGGACTTTATGTATTTGGTGGCGTCTCAGCGATCTCCGACAACGGAGATGCGACCGCAACCAGCGGCGCGTTGAAGGTAAAGACCGGCGACGTCACGGTTGCGGGCGAGAATGGTGTGGGAATGTTTATTGAGACCTACGCCGACGCATCAGGGGCGGGTACGGCCAGCGCCCAAGCTGGAAATGTCACCATCGACAGTACCGGTTCGATTTCGGCATTGAACACCAACGGGATCGGAATCTTTGCGAGGAGCCTAGCCTTCGGAAGCGGTGCAGAGGCCGGCGACGTCGCCATCAATATCTTGTCCGGCTCCGTGACTGGCGGCTCGGGCTTTGGATACGGCGTCGGCATAGACAATGGTAACGACAATACGATTACCAATCATGGCACGATATCGGCGCTCTCGGGGCTTGCGGTTAGAGGTGCTTTCGGAAACGAAACCCTCGACAATTCGGGCATCATCGTCGGGAACGTCGACCTCGGCGCCGGAGCTAACAGGTTCAACAACAAGGTCGGCGGCACATATCAGTCGGGTGCTTACGCCTACCTCGGCGCGGGAAATACCTTCACCAACGACGGTGACGTGACGCCGGGCGGAACCGGCGCGATCCAGACGTCGCTTCTCTTCGGCGACTTCGTGCAATCGGCAGCGGGAACGTACACGGTTGACGTCGATTGGAGCACGACGAACGCCGACGTGATCGATGTCATGGGAAGCGCCGAGCTTGCCGGAACGGTCGTTGCCGCCCCGATCAACTTCCTGTCCGGCGGAGGGCTGACGCGGCAGTTTCTGATTCTGCAGGCGGCGGGCGGCGCTGTCGACAACGGGATCTCGGTAGCGGACACGGCAGCAGTCGATTACGACGTGGTGTTCGACGCCAACGGGCAGGACGTCTACTTGAAAGTCGCCATCGATTTTCGCGGCAACGGCGCGCTGAATGCCAATCAGACAGCCATCGCCGAGAACATCAATGCCATCCAGACGGCGGGCAACAGCCCCGGCTTTATCCCGGTCGCCACGGCGCTCACCATGCTGCCGACGCAAGCCGCACTGGTGGACGCGCTCGACCAGCTGTCACCCGAGCTCTTCAGCTACGCCAACATCGAGACACTGTTTGCGGCCGAGCAGTTCTCGCAGGACCTTCTGAGCTGTTCCGTCGCGGATGGCAGCGGCGCCGCCTTTATTCGCCAGGGTCAATGCATTTGGGCCCGCGGACGGGCGCGCTTCTTGGATCTCGACGCGACCGCAGACAACGTTGGAGCCGATAGCACGGTGGGGTCGTTCTCGGGCGGCGTGCAGTTGGCGCTGGCAACGGACTGGCGCCTTGCTCTGGCGGCAGGCTATGACAGCATCTCGCTCGACGCAGGGCCCCGGGCTTCCGCCGACGGTGATCGCGCCCACCTCGGCGTGGCCGTCAAATACAACCCTGGCCCACTACTCCTCGCCGCCGCGGCGTCCGGCGGCTGGAGCGCATTCGATACCCGCCGCACGATCGCCTTTGGCGGTTTTAACGACACGGCCACGGGCGACAGTGACGTCAACTACGCGTCCGGGCGGCTCCACGCGGCCGTCCTGCTCGACCAGGGCAGTTGGTACCTGAAGCCTCTGGTCGATGGAACCGTCACCTACATCGATGCCGACGGTGTGGCAGAGCGAGGCGGCAGCGCGGCTTTGACCGTCGGAGGCACGAGCGACACGATATATGCCGTCTCGCCGGCACTCGAAATCGGCGGCGAGATGCGCTTCAGCGAGCTCTCCGTGCTGCGGCCATTCCTGCGCGCCGGCGTCACCTGGCGCGCCGGCGACAGCCTGGATTTGGCGGCGAGCTTTGCAACGGCACCCGCCGGCGTCGGTCCCTTCACCATCGCGACGGCCCTCGACGACGTGCTCGCGGACGTGAGCGCGGGTGTTGATCTCATCAACGCAGGAGGGGCCGTTCTTCGCGTGCAGTACGACGGTCGCTTCGGCGAGGACACAGCCCAGAACAGCGCCAGCCTCAAGGGCAGCGTTCCGTTCTAG
- a CDS encoding host attachment protein: protein MKSKKTWVLVADAGHARVLEQSSQKSGLAVVEGLDIEHPIAKSSDMVRDALPRTFDSVGPGRHAIAPKSDPHRAEKKNFAKELALTLDAGLAKKAYDDLIIVAPPQMIGDLRPLLSDAVRSRLTRELRLDLADAPLTEIARRLAEAKGA from the coding sequence ATGAAAAGCAAGAAGACATGGGTGCTGGTCGCCGATGCGGGCCACGCCCGCGTTCTGGAACAATCCAGCCAGAAGAGCGGCTTGGCGGTCGTCGAGGGACTCGACATTGAGCATCCCATTGCGAAGTCCAGCGACATGGTCCGCGATGCCCTACCGCGGACGTTCGACTCAGTGGGTCCCGGGCGGCACGCGATCGCGCCGAAATCGGACCCGCATCGCGCCGAGAAGAAAAATTTCGCGAAGGAGCTTGCGCTCACTCTCGATGCCGGGTTGGCAAAGAAGGCTTACGACGACCTGATCATCGTTGCGCCGCCGCAGATGATTGGAGATCTACGGCCGCTCCTTTCCGACGCCGTCAGGAGCCGTCTCACGCGGGAGTTGAGACTCGATCTCGCGGATGCCCCCCTTACGGAAATCGCGCGCCGGCTTGCGGAAGCGAAAGGTGCATAG
- a CDS encoding CBS domain-containing protein has translation MKVKDAMHKGVEWAEPNAPISKVAALMKKHDVGAIPIGENDRLIGMVTDRDITCRGLANSKDPSKLTARDVMTKGIIWCKENESLTDAARLMEQKKVRRLAVINDAKRMVGILSVGDVSHAGPRALTGEVMTAVAAHHG, from the coding sequence ATGAAGGTCAAAGACGCTATGCACAAAGGCGTAGAGTGGGCAGAGCCCAACGCGCCGATTTCAAAAGTTGCCGCTCTAATGAAAAAGCACGATGTGGGCGCCATCCCGATCGGCGAAAACGATCGTCTGATTGGAATGGTTACCGATCGCGATATCACCTGTCGCGGGTTGGCGAACTCAAAGGATCCTTCAAAGCTTACGGCCCGCGATGTCATGACCAAAGGCATCATCTGGTGCAAGGAAAATGAAAGTCTCACAGACGCTGCCCGGCTCATGGAGCAGAAGAAGGTGCGCCGTCTGGCGGTGATCAACGACGCCAAACGGATGGTCGGTATTTTGAGCGTCGGTGACGTCTCGCATGCAGGCCCTCGCGCTCTAACCGGCGAGGTCATGACCGCAGTCGCCGCCCACCACGGCTAA
- a CDS encoding DUF2267 domain-containing protein has product MTIPASIARTVQQTQEWLKELRDNADFESEDEALSVLRVVLHQLRDRLTPEEAVELGGQLPTIIRGIYYEGWRPSRTPERIRSRQAFLDEIRMKLLPRRPQPERAVQDVFALVAHHCDPGEISQVIDQLPGDIKKLWPVSSRTFRQRL; this is encoded by the coding sequence ATGACAATTCCAGCTTCGATTGCGCGCACCGTTCAGCAGACGCAGGAGTGGCTTAAAGAGCTCCGTGACAATGCAGATTTTGAAAGCGAGGACGAGGCGCTCAGCGTTCTGCGGGTGGTGCTGCATCAGCTTCGGGATCGGCTGACGCCCGAAGAGGCGGTCGAGCTTGGCGGTCAGCTTCCCACGATCATTCGCGGGATCTACTACGAGGGCTGGCGGCCTTCACGGACCCCCGAACGCATCCGCTCCCGGCAAGCCTTCCTCGACGAGATCAGGATGAAGCTCCTACCGCGACGCCCACAGCCCGAGCGCGCCGTCCAGGACGTGTTCGCTCTCGTCGCGCACCATTGCGACCCCGGTGAAATCTCGCAGGTCATCGACCAGCTTCCGGGCGACATCAAGAAATTGTGGCCCGTGAGCTCAAGAACGTTTCGGCAGCGGCTCTAG
- a CDS encoding protein-L-isoaspartate(D-aspartate) O-methyltransferase yields MASGDNTLRERFVREQIEARGVRDPLVLAAMRKVPRERFVPEHQKADAYADSPLPIGQGQTISQPYIVAFMVEALALQGDETVLEIGAGSGYAAAVVAEIANEVFTVERIGRLAECAARNLADAGYTNVHVRHADGTEGWIDHAPFDAILVSAGAPDIPKSLLQQLKIGGRMLIPVGSDPRAQELIRVTRLDENEYEREDIADVRFVPLIGKEGWESGERDWETRSPRVIQTRPAVSISTSGLIVRHAESFVALEQADLEPLLRRIDDARIVLIGEATHGTSEFYRMRARITQQLIERKGFTFVAIEADWPDAARIDNYVRHRHLKRSDWTAFARFPTWMWRNEETRRFIDWLHDHNTPLTPAGRVAVYGLDLYSLYGSIRSVIHYLETVDPDLASVARERYGCLSPWESDPAAYGRAVLSEGFRACERDVAHMLVTLFEKEQAYLAQDGERYFDAAQNARLVANAERYYRTMYYGSRSSWNLRDSHMFEMLQNLLNHHGPSSKAVVWAHNSHIGDASATEMARRGEHNIGQLCREHFDSASYHIGFGTNDGTVAASSAWDEPMQVMSVRPAHSQSYERLFHLTNAPGLLVPLRGSGRRDDLCERLAKPRLERAIGVVYRPESELASHYFEAVLPRQFDEYIWVDRTSAIEPFDTAQLDGLPDTYPFGL; encoded by the coding sequence ATGGCGTCAGGTGACAACACCCTTCGCGAGCGATTCGTCCGCGAGCAGATCGAGGCGCGCGGCGTTCGCGATCCTCTCGTCCTCGCCGCCATGCGCAAGGTGCCGCGCGAGCGCTTCGTTCCCGAACATCAGAAGGCCGATGCGTACGCCGACAGTCCTTTGCCGATTGGGCAAGGGCAAACGATCTCACAGCCGTATATCGTGGCCTTCATGGTAGAGGCGCTGGCACTTCAGGGCGACGAGACGGTTCTGGAGATCGGTGCCGGCTCCGGCTACGCGGCGGCCGTCGTGGCCGAGATCGCAAATGAGGTCTTCACAGTCGAACGGATCGGCCGGCTTGCCGAGTGTGCGGCCCGCAATCTCGCGGACGCGGGCTACACAAACGTTCACGTGCGGCACGCCGATGGTACGGAAGGGTGGATCGACCATGCGCCGTTCGACGCCATTCTGGTCTCGGCCGGTGCGCCCGACATTCCTAAATCGCTGCTGCAGCAGCTCAAAATCGGCGGACGCATGCTCATTCCGGTCGGCAGCGACCCCCGAGCGCAAGAGCTAATCCGCGTCACGCGCCTTGATGAGAACGAATACGAACGCGAGGACATCGCTGACGTCCGCTTCGTTCCGCTCATCGGGAAAGAGGGATGGGAGAGCGGGGAGCGCGACTGGGAAACCCGTTCACCACGGGTGATCCAGACACGTCCCGCCGTAAGCATTTCAACGTCGGGTCTTATTGTCCGGCATGCCGAGAGCTTCGTCGCCCTTGAGCAGGCCGATCTCGAGCCGCTCCTGAGACGCATTGACGATGCGCGCATCGTTCTCATTGGCGAGGCAACGCATGGCACCTCGGAATTCTACCGCATGCGGGCCAGGATCACCCAACAGTTGATCGAGCGAAAAGGCTTTACCTTCGTGGCCATCGAGGCGGACTGGCCTGATGCGGCGCGCATTGACAACTATGTTCGGCATCGTCACCTCAAGCGTTCGGATTGGACCGCTTTCGCACGCTTCCCGACCTGGATGTGGCGCAACGAGGAGACGCGCCGATTTATCGATTGGCTTCACGATCACAACACGCCGCTTACTCCAGCCGGCCGCGTGGCAGTCTATGGCCTGGATCTCTACAGCCTCTATGGCTCGATAAGATCGGTCATCCATTATCTTGAGACCGTCGACCCGGATCTCGCGTCTGTCGCCCGTGAACGTTACGGATGCCTCAGTCCTTGGGAATCCGACCCTGCCGCCTATGGACGCGCCGTCCTGTCGGAAGGCTTTCGTGCCTGCGAGCGCGATGTCGCCCACATGCTCGTCACGCTCTTCGAGAAGGAGCAGGCGTATCTCGCCCAAGACGGCGAGCGCTATTTCGATGCGGCCCAGAACGCGCGGCTCGTCGCCAATGCGGAACGCTACTATCGAACGATGTATTACGGATCGCGATCATCGTGGAATCTACGCGACAGCCACATGTTCGAGATGCTGCAAAATCTGTTGAACCATCACGGGCCATCGTCGAAGGCTGTCGTCTGGGCTCACAATTCGCATATCGGAGACGCGTCTGCGACAGAAATGGCCCGTCGCGGCGAGCATAACATCGGGCAGCTCTGCCGCGAGCATTTCGATAGCGCCTCGTATCATATCGGGTTTGGCACCAACGACGGCACGGTTGCAGCGTCGTCGGCCTGGGACGAACCCATGCAGGTCATGTCCGTACGTCCTGCGCATTCACAAAGCTACGAGCGATTGTTTCACCTGACCAATGCACCCGGCCTTCTTGTCCCGTTGCGCGGCAGCGGCCGCCGCGACGATCTGTGCGAGCGACTTGCCAAACCGCGACTGGAGCGAGCGATCGGCGTCGTTTACCGGCCGGAAAGTGAGCTTGCCAGCCACTACTTCGAGGCCGTTCTCCCACGCCAATTCGATGAGTACATCTGGGTGGACAGGACGAGCGCAATCGAGCCGTTCGACACTGCCCAGCTTGATGGCTTACCGGATACCTATCCCTTTGGCCTCTAA
- the mbfA gene encoding iron exporter MbfA produces the protein MVSLFASRKRRFADLSQKEILALAISAEEEDSRIYSAYASKLRRDYPDSAAIFDGMAAEEDEHRRRLIELYRRLYGDVIFPLGREHVSDFFTRNPVWLIDNLSLDRIRQEVSEMEQQAQHFYALAAAQATDAETRMLLGDLARAETVHEAEVEELTKEHLGGGKREAEDQAYRRQFILTWVQPGLAGLMDGSVSTLAPIFATAFATQNTWTTFLVGLSASVGAGISMGFTEAAHDDGKISGRGSPWKRGLASGVMTTIGGLGHALPYLIPNFWTATVIALIVVFIELWAIVWIQNRYMETPFLRATFQVVLGGSLVLAAGILIGGA, from the coding sequence ATGGTTTCGCTGTTCGCGTCAAGAAAGCGCCGTTTCGCGGACCTTTCGCAAAAGGAGATCTTAGCGCTCGCGATCTCGGCGGAGGAGGAGGATAGCCGGATCTATTCCGCATACGCCTCGAAGCTGAGGCGCGACTATCCGGATAGTGCGGCAATCTTCGACGGGATGGCCGCAGAAGAGGATGAGCACCGCCGCCGGCTCATCGAGCTCTACCGACGTCTGTACGGCGATGTCATCTTTCCCTTGGGCCGGGAGCACGTATCCGACTTTTTCACGCGCAACCCCGTTTGGCTGATCGACAACCTAAGCCTCGACCGCATCCGCCAAGAGGTCTCGGAGATGGAGCAGCAGGCGCAGCATTTCTATGCCCTCGCCGCCGCTCAGGCGACCGATGCGGAAACACGCATGCTTCTCGGTGATCTGGCGCGCGCCGAGACGGTGCACGAAGCTGAAGTGGAAGAGCTTACAAAGGAGCATCTGGGCGGCGGCAAGCGCGAGGCGGAGGATCAGGCCTACCGGCGCCAATTCATCCTGACATGGGTGCAACCCGGCTTGGCCGGCCTGATGGACGGCTCCGTCTCGACGCTGGCACCGATCTTCGCGACGGCATTCGCCACCCAGAATACATGGACCACGTTCCTCGTCGGCCTCTCGGCCTCGGTCGGCGCCGGTATTTCCATGGGCTTCACCGAGGCCGCACATGACGACGGCAAGATCTCGGGCCGTGGATCACCATGGAAACGCGGGCTGGCATCTGGCGTGATGACGACCATCGGCGGACTCGGCCACGCTTTGCCCTACCTGATCCCGAACTTCTGGACGGCAACGGTCATCGCATTGATTGTCGTTTTCATCGAGCTTTGGGCCATCGTCTGGATCCAGAACCGGTACATGGAAACGCCTTTCCTTCGCGCGACGTTTCAAGTGGTGCTGGGCGGATCATTGGTTCTTGCGGCAGGCATCCTGATTGGAGGCGCATAG
- a CDS encoding YdcH family protein — MSNTPHTLAEEFPGQAEAIHKLKVADPHFARLLQEYDGVNDQVHLAETNIQPIDQFEEEKLRKRRLQIKDEIAEALSR; from the coding sequence ATGTCCAACACACCGCATACCCTCGCCGAAGAGTTCCCTGGCCAGGCAGAGGCCATCCACAAGCTGAAGGTGGCTGATCCGCATTTCGCACGCCTGCTTCAAGAGTACGATGGGGTGAACGACCAGGTGCATCTGGCTGAAACCAACATCCAGCCGATTGATCAATTCGAAGAGGAAAAGCTGCGCAAACGCCGACTTCAGATCAAGGACGAGATTGCAGAAGCCCTCTCGCGCTGA
- a CDS encoding cytochrome c, giving the protein MWISRGLVLLGLLMLAAPSVAGSATPKPDPEKGRALAERVCTACHVISKHPASSVAADVPSFPAIANKPGQSMETIAGRIVIPHPPMPAVALTREEIVNVVAYIMTFKERSETGE; this is encoded by the coding sequence ATGTGGATTTCAAGGGGCCTCGTGCTTTTAGGGCTGTTGATGCTGGCGGCCCCGAGCGTCGCTGGATCCGCGACGCCAAAGCCCGACCCTGAGAAGGGCCGCGCTCTGGCGGAGCGCGTATGCACCGCGTGTCATGTGATTTCGAAGCATCCGGCATCTTCTGTCGCCGCCGACGTTCCGAGCTTTCCTGCCATCGCCAACAAGCCGGGCCAGTCGATGGAGACCATAGCGGGACGTATCGTCATACCGCATCCGCCGATGCCGGCGGTCGCACTGACGCGCGAGGAAATCGTCAATGTTGTCGCCTATATCATGACCTTCAAGGAGCGTTCCGAAACCGGTGAGTGA